The following are encoded together in the Anaerostipes caccae L1-92 genome:
- a CDS encoding BglG family transcription antiterminator — protein sequence MQMSNRIKEIIEVILNSKGYVTIGEIAKQINVSDRTVYREIPEVTEIMREYGVQLNTVSKKGMAAVGSLEDMKSLRISLGMEKQIYIVDPRERIDFILLYLLQQDDYIKTEALAIDHHTSVPTVRNDLKKVKEQLGVYDLHLIQKKGEGILLTGSEIEKNALMINILLNHADEATLYQWLRREGDVSNPFTKRMEEYGYLDVMSACYLRMKNIIRDQCELPAMIKDREYLEYILLIAMMIGCHQKGQPYEKVFETENFKGEEQRVTRQVKRELEEEFHILLSQEEEQYIKWVLHMGMIQDTSSVYTVKNRILDSKIHTFIEYVEDRMGLQLIRDKELKESLYVHIERALTRIRSGMCISNPLIEDVKKDYEELFGIIREGADRIFQDDFFPDDEIGYLVLYFAVSLDKVMKRSFRILVVCSGGMGSSKMLAHRVEQEIPEICVSKEVSLVGFGQENLDEYDLILSTIPLYIDKRNYLKVSPLLSSNELEQIHEAIKRHKYKTMRKITVREQERRQLESRDNIESLETLRLLMDTGLRVIRQFRIVETREKDLKNNLLRILSEESLCSLPETEEKMKKQQSYYIPVTDMVYYEAVLARMPEPKLFAAHYHDDQYLSNGEKYTDVIYAVYPDQASEYEKNILNRMLESVIEDRDIQEMIHRADEKGVRQWFGYQFKQYLAELLAV from the coding sequence ATGCAGATGTCGAATCGGATTAAAGAAATAATAGAAGTGATTCTGAACAGTAAAGGTTATGTGACGATCGGTGAAATCGCGAAGCAGATCAATGTGTCTGACCGCACGGTATACCGTGAGATTCCGGAAGTCACAGAGATTATGAGGGAATACGGAGTACAGCTTAATACAGTCAGCAAGAAAGGCATGGCCGCAGTGGGGAGCTTAGAGGACATGAAATCTCTGCGCATTTCTCTGGGGATGGAAAAACAGATTTATATTGTAGATCCCAGAGAACGAATTGATTTTATTTTATTATATCTTCTTCAGCAGGATGATTACATAAAAACAGAAGCACTGGCCATTGACCATCATACATCCGTGCCCACAGTGCGAAATGACCTGAAAAAGGTAAAGGAGCAGTTAGGTGTGTACGATCTTCACCTGATCCAGAAAAAGGGGGAGGGAATCCTGCTCACAGGCAGTGAGATCGAGAAGAATGCGCTGATGATCAATATTCTTCTGAATCATGCAGATGAAGCCACTCTCTATCAATGGCTGAGGAGAGAAGGGGATGTGTCGAATCCGTTTACAAAGAGGATGGAAGAGTACGGATATCTCGATGTGATGTCGGCATGTTACCTTAGAATGAAAAATATCATACGGGATCAGTGTGAACTGCCGGCTATGATCAAAGACCGGGAGTACTTGGAATATATACTGCTGATCGCCATGATGATCGGCTGTCATCAAAAGGGACAGCCCTATGAGAAAGTGTTTGAGACTGAGAATTTTAAAGGAGAAGAACAGAGGGTTACCCGGCAGGTGAAAAGAGAGCTGGAAGAGGAATTTCATATTCTGCTGAGCCAGGAGGAAGAACAGTATATAAAATGGGTGCTTCATATGGGAATGATCCAGGATACATCAAGCGTCTATACGGTCAAAAACCGTATTCTGGATTCTAAAATCCATACATTCATTGAATATGTGGAAGACCGTATGGGGCTTCAGCTGATCCGGGACAAAGAATTAAAAGAAAGCCTGTATGTTCATATAGAGAGGGCTTTGACAAGAATCCGAAGCGGTATGTGTATTTCTAATCCGCTGATCGAGGATGTGAAAAAAGACTATGAAGAACTGTTCGGGATTATCCGGGAAGGTGCAGACAGGATTTTTCAGGATGATTTCTTCCCCGATGATGAGATCGGCTATCTGGTACTTTATTTTGCAGTGTCTCTGGATAAAGTCATGAAGCGTTCATTCCGGATTCTCGTCGTCTGTTCCGGCGGCATGGGCTCTTCCAAAATGCTCGCCCACCGGGTAGAACAGGAAATTCCGGAAATATGCGTGAGCAAAGAGGTATCGCTGGTCGGGTTCGGTCAGGAAAATCTGGACGAGTATGATCTGATCTTATCCACAATTCCTCTCTATATTGATAAACGGAATTATCTGAAAGTATCGCCGCTTTTAAGCAGTAATGAATTGGAACAAATCCATGAAGCGATCAAACGCCACAAATATAAAACGATGCGCAAGATAACGGTCCGGGAACAGGAACGCCGCCAGCTGGAATCCAGGGATAATATAGAATCGCTTGAAACACTGCGCCTGCTCATGGATACAGGCTTGAGAGTTATCAGACAATTCAGGATCGTTGAGACAAGGGAAAAAGATTTAAAAAACAACCTTCTGCGGATATTATCGGAAGAAAGCCTGTGTTCCCTGCCGGAAACAGAAGAAAAAATGAAGAAACAGCAGTCCTACTATATTCCGGTAACGGACATGGTCTATTACGAAGCAGTCCTTGCCCGAATGCCGGAACCGAAGCTTTTTGCTGCTCACTATCATGACGATCAATATTTGTCCAACGGAGAAAAGTACACGGATGTCATTTATGCCGTTTATCCGGATCAGGCGTCGGAATATGAAAAAAATATTTTAAATCGTATGCTGGAAAGTGTGATCGAGGACAGGGATATCCAGGAAATGATCCACAGAGCAGATGAGAAAGGAGTCAGACAGTGGTTCGGATATCAGTTTAAACAGTATCTGGCGGAACTGCTGGCTGTATAA
- the nuoF gene encoding NADH-quinone oxidoreductase subunit NuoF, giving the protein MMKKIENREALGQIRQTSREQMNKSKCRVLICAGTGCLSGGSGAIYDRMCELVGEHPDVEVHFGPEIAHGDGEIGIKKSGCHGFCEMGPLMRIEPQGILYTKVKLEDCEEIFHRTIEKGEPIRHLLFKRDGIEYQRQEEIPFYKKQTRIVLKNCGHIDAEHIEEYLSIGGYEALEKALFDMKPEEVISEISESNLRGRGGGGFPTGYKWSQVAGQEEKIRYVVCNGDEGDPGAFMDRSIMEGDPHKMIEGIMIAAYAVGAQEGYIYVRAEYPLAISRLKRAIEQAEEYGLLGDHILGTDFSFHLHINKGAGAFVCGEGSALTASIEGNRGMPRVKPPRTVEQGLFGKPTVLNNVETFANVPMIITEGAQWFKGIGPEKSPGTKAFALTGSVNHTGLIEVPMGTTLREVIYDIGGGIKGDGEFKAVQIGGPSGGCLITPHLDVNLDFDSLKKMGAMIGSGGLVVMDDSTCMVEVARFFMNFTQNESCGKCVPCREGTKRMLEILERIVEGKGKPEDLDLLEELATTITETALCGLGKSAALPVMSTLKLFRDEYVEHVVDKKCASHNCSALRRFIISPERCKGCSKCARNCPADAISGRIKEPYVIDNDKCIKCGACESACAFGAIHIEG; this is encoded by the coding sequence ATGATGAAAAAGATTGAAAACAGAGAAGCTCTCGGACAGATCCGTCAGACTTCCAGGGAGCAGATGAACAAAAGTAAGTGCCGGGTCCTGATCTGTGCAGGTACAGGCTGTCTTTCCGGAGGGTCCGGTGCCATCTATGACAGGATGTGTGAGTTAGTGGGGGAACATCCAGACGTAGAAGTCCATTTCGGACCGGAGATTGCACACGGAGACGGTGAGATTGGAATTAAAAAAAGCGGATGCCATGGCTTCTGCGAGATGGGTCCTTTGATGAGGATCGAGCCTCAGGGAATCCTATATACGAAGGTGAAGCTGGAAGACTGTGAGGAAATTTTTCACAGGACGATCGAAAAGGGGGAACCGATCAGGCATCTGTTATTCAAGAGGGATGGAATTGAATATCAGAGACAGGAAGAGATTCCCTTCTATAAAAAACAGACGAGAATCGTGCTGAAAAACTGCGGGCATATTGACGCAGAACACATAGAGGAATATTTGTCCATCGGCGGATACGAGGCTCTGGAAAAAGCACTGTTTGACATGAAGCCGGAAGAGGTGATCAGCGAAATATCTGAGTCGAACTTAAGAGGGCGGGGAGGCGGAGGTTTCCCGACAGGGTATAAGTGGTCCCAGGTAGCCGGACAGGAAGAGAAAATCCGCTATGTCGTATGCAACGGAGACGAGGGAGACCCGGGTGCATTTATGGACCGGAGCATCATGGAGGGAGATCCCCACAAGATGATCGAAGGCATCATGATTGCAGCCTATGCGGTGGGTGCTCAGGAAGGATACATTTACGTGCGGGCCGAATACCCACTGGCAATCAGCCGTCTGAAACGGGCTATAGAACAGGCGGAAGAATACGGACTTCTGGGAGATCATATCCTGGGAACCGATTTTTCTTTCCACTTACATATCAATAAAGGAGCAGGTGCTTTCGTTTGCGGAGAGGGAAGCGCACTGACGGCATCCATCGAGGGCAACCGGGGAATGCCCCGTGTAAAACCGCCGAGAACCGTGGAACAGGGACTGTTCGGAAAGCCGACGGTGCTGAATAATGTAGAGACGTTCGCCAATGTACCGATGATCATCACAGAAGGGGCACAGTGGTTTAAAGGGATCGGACCGGAAAAGAGTCCCGGAACCAAGGCGTTTGCCCTGACAGGCAGTGTCAACCACACGGGCCTGATCGAGGTGCCTATGGGAACGACGCTCCGGGAAGTGATCTATGACATCGGCGGAGGAATCAAGGGAGACGGAGAATTCAAGGCGGTACAGATCGGAGGACCGTCCGGAGGATGTCTGATCACACCGCACCTGGATGTAAATCTGGACTTTGATTCCCTGAAAAAAATGGGTGCCATGATCGGTTCCGGAGGCCTTGTTGTCATGGATGACAGCACCTGTATGGTAGAAGTGGCACGGTTTTTCATGAACTTTACCCAGAATGAAAGCTGCGGAAAATGTGTTCCCTGCCGGGAAGGAACCAAGCGAATGCTGGAGATACTTGAGCGGATCGTAGAAGGAAAAGGAAAGCCTGAAGATCTGGATCTTTTAGAGGAACTTGCCACGACGATCACAGAGACGGCACTCTGCGGATTGGGAAAAAGTGCTGCCCTCCCTGTCATGAGTACCCTTAAGCTGTTCCGCGATGAGTATGTGGAACATGTGGTCGACAAGAAGTGTGCTTCTCATAACTGCAGTGCCCTGAGAAGATTTATCATCAGCCCGGAACGCTGCAAAGGATGTTCCAAGTGTGCAAGGAACTGTCCGGCAGACGCCATCAGCGGACGGATCAAAGAACCGTATGTAATTGACAATGATAAATGCATTAAGTGCGGTGCATGTGAGAGTGCCTGTGCGTTTGGTGCGATCCATATTGAAGGGTAG
- a CDS encoding 3-hydroxyacyl-CoA dehydrogenase NAD-binding domain-containing protein, translating into MKAVHFGAGKIGRGFIADLLHNTGYEITFVDVNEKLNAEMNQYHNYYLYVIQEDYRRKEIDKVSALSPITQPEEVTQAITDADLVTTAVIADNFPKIANNLAAGLKARLDAGKERVNVIPCENAFYCGVMLKKELLKTGILTEEELDKIAGIPSTAVDRMVFAADRDGRDGIDVGNTFELVIEKEQLVDPDAEPIKDAEYADNLDKYLERKLCVVNGGHTMSAYIARQMGYDIIQDYFMVPENKQLTRDIMLQAGAFIEKKHGFAHEDMVDYIDATIGRWSTPGVKDTVERIAKAPIRKLDPEDRMVKPAVQCEEYGLANDLILKGIAAAFLYDMDGDEQAAQIQAYISENGIEKAVSHYTGIEAGSRIYNEILKYYNEYAAQKTNK; encoded by the coding sequence ATGAAAGCGGTACATTTTGGAGCAGGAAAAATCGGCAGAGGATTTATAGCAGACTTATTACATAATACAGGATATGAGATTACGTTTGTCGATGTAAATGAAAAATTAAATGCTGAGATGAATCAGTATCACAATTATTACCTGTATGTAATCCAGGAAGATTACAGAAGAAAAGAGATCGATAAAGTCTCTGCATTATCTCCGATTACGCAGCCGGAAGAAGTGACACAGGCGATTACAGACGCCGATCTGGTGACAACAGCAGTCATCGCAGACAATTTTCCAAAGATCGCAAACAACCTGGCAGCTGGATTAAAAGCCAGATTAGACGCAGGAAAAGAAAGGGTCAATGTAATCCCATGTGAGAATGCTTTTTACTGCGGGGTTATGTTAAAGAAAGAACTGTTAAAGACAGGGATTCTCACAGAGGAGGAACTGGATAAGATCGCCGGAATCCCGAGCACAGCAGTGGACCGTATGGTGTTTGCAGCTGACCGTGACGGAAGAGACGGAATTGATGTGGGCAATACATTTGAACTTGTCATTGAAAAAGAGCAGTTGGTGGACCCGGATGCCGAGCCGATCAAAGATGCAGAATATGCTGACAACCTCGATAAGTATTTAGAAAGAAAACTTTGTGTTGTCAATGGCGGACATACGATGTCAGCTTACATCGCCCGCCAGATGGGTTATGATATTATTCAGGACTACTTTATGGTGCCGGAAAACAAACAACTGACGAGAGACATTATGCTTCAGGCCGGCGCATTTATCGAGAAAAAACATGGTTTTGCACATGAAGATATGGTTGATTATATTGACGCTACCATCGGACGCTGGTCTACACCAGGTGTCAAAGATACTGTTGAGCGGATCGCTAAAGCTCCGATCCGGAAGCTGGATCCGGAAGACCGTATGGTGAAACCGGCTGTTCAATGTGAAGAGTACGGACTTGCAAATGACCTGATCCTGAAGGGAATCGCGGCAGCATTCTTATATGACATGGACGGGGATGAGCAGGCTGCCCAGATTCAGGCATATATCAGTGAAAACGGAATTGAAAAAGCAGTTTCACACTATACCGGAATCGAAGCTGGAAGCAGAATTTATAATGAAATTTTAAAATATTATAACGAGTATGCAGCCCAAAAAACAAATAAATAA
- the hxlB gene encoding 6-phospho-3-hexuloisomerase, whose protein sequence is MSECKNVFSILNELMENAKEIQNEDVLKVEDLIMNAKRIFVGGAGRSGFAARGFSNRLMHLGFQVYFVGEPTTPSIQEGDLLIVGSGSGNTASLVSNAKTAKAQGAKVATVTMFPENKIGSMADAAIRIPGVTEKCAGQGKGSVQSSGSSFEELTWITYDAIVMDLMRITKQGDKELFARHANME, encoded by the coding sequence ATGAGCGAGTGCAAAAATGTTTTTTCCATTTTAAACGAATTAATGGAAAACGCAAAAGAAATCCAGAATGAAGACGTGTTAAAGGTAGAAGATCTGATTATGAACGCAAAAAGGATCTTCGTAGGCGGAGCAGGGCGGTCCGGCTTTGCTGCCAGAGGGTTCTCTAACCGGCTGATGCATTTGGGATTTCAGGTTTATTTTGTGGGGGAGCCTACGACTCCTAGTATCCAGGAAGGTGACCTGCTGATTGTCGGTTCAGGCTCAGGGAATACAGCCAGCTTAGTTTCCAATGCCAAGACTGCAAAGGCTCAGGGAGCAAAGGTTGCGACTGTCACAATGTTCCCAGAAAATAAGATAGGTTCTATGGCAGATGCGGCCATCCGCATTCCGGGAGTGACAGAAAAATGTGCAGGCCAGGGAAAAGGCAGCGTCCAGTCTTCCGGGTCTTCTTTTGAAGAATTGACATGGATCACATATGACGCTATCGTCATGGATTTGATGAGGATCACAAAACAGGGTGACAAGGAATTGTTTGCACGTCACGCAAATATGGAATAA
- a CDS encoding iron-containing alcohol dehydrogenase has protein sequence MNDFTFLSPTRLVVGRDAEKETGKWIKEYGGTTVLVHHDSGFVKQNGFVDKVIDMLKADGLKVVELGGVVPNPHLSKVYEGIELCKKEGVDFLLAIGGGSVIDSTKAIAMGLPYEGDVWDFFIEEDGVPHDVPTKSTPLGVILTIAATGSEASNSCVITKADENLKRFCDNDINRARFAIENPELTMTLPPFQTACGIIDIMSHSFERYFTPEKENDILTDYLCEAIFHTCMDCGRILMKDPENYEARASIMVASTLSHNGLTGMGRTGDWASHFIEHELSGEYQSVTHGAGLAVITPAWMKYVYKDNMDKFIKWATRVMGVSMDYGDPERTVLEAIDRLELFFLSLGVPTKLRDVPGVEDLDEEVMERMAKRVRVVHEDGSIGWVRRLNTEDIVEIFKLAM, from the coding sequence ATGAATGATTTTACATTTTTAAGCCCTACCAGACTGGTTGTGGGAAGAGATGCAGAAAAAGAAACGGGAAAATGGATCAAAGAATACGGCGGAACAACCGTGCTGGTACATCACGACAGCGGATTTGTAAAACAAAACGGATTTGTCGACAAAGTGATCGATATGTTAAAAGCAGACGGATTGAAGGTAGTGGAACTCGGAGGAGTTGTCCCGAACCCTCATTTGTCAAAGGTTTATGAGGGGATCGAACTCTGTAAGAAAGAGGGCGTCGATTTTCTTCTGGCCATCGGCGGAGGAAGCGTTATCGATTCTACAAAGGCGATTGCCATGGGTCTTCCTTATGAAGGAGACGTCTGGGATTTCTTTATCGAAGAAGACGGGGTACCTCATGATGTGCCGACAAAGAGTACTCCTCTAGGTGTCATTCTTACCATTGCCGCCACAGGAAGTGAGGCGTCTAACAGCTGTGTTATTACAAAAGCAGACGAAAACTTAAAACGGTTCTGTGACAATGACATCAACCGTGCCAGATTTGCCATTGAAAATCCGGAACTTACAATGACTCTGCCTCCATTCCAGACGGCATGCGGTATCATTGACATCATGTCTCACTCCTTTGAGAGATATTTTACTCCTGAAAAGGAAAATGACATACTGACGGACTATTTATGTGAGGCTATTTTCCACACATGTATGGACTGCGGACGGATTCTCATGAAAGATCCGGAAAATTACGAGGCAAGAGCCAGCATCATGGTGGCATCGACCCTTTCGCACAATGGTCTGACCGGCATGGGAAGAACCGGCGACTGGGCATCCCATTTCATCGAGCATGAGTTATCCGGTGAATACCAGAGCGTAACTCACGGAGCAGGGCTTGCGGTGATTACTCCTGCATGGATGAAATATGTGTACAAAGACAATATGGACAAATTTATAAAATGGGCAACTCGTGTTATGGGAGTGTCTATGGACTATGGCGATCCGGAGAGAACTGTACTGGAAGCCATCGACCGTTTAGAATTGTTTTTCTTAAGCCTTGGAGTTCCGACAAAATTAAGGGATGTTCCCGGAGTTGAGGATTTAGATGAAGAAGTGATGGAGCGCATGGCGAAACGAGTACGCGTTGTCCATGAGGACGGAAGCATCGGCTGGGTGCGCCGCTTAAATACAGAAGATATTGTAGAAATATTTAAACTGGCGATGTAA
- a CDS encoding [FeFe] hydrogenase, group A, which translates to MSYMTINNRRVEFTDEKNVLSVIRKSGIDLPTFCYHSELSTYGACRMCVVEDDRGRIFASCSETPRDKMVIYTNTPRLKHHRKMIIELLLASHCRDCTTCTKNGVCVLQKLSRQLGIKEVRFENNKKQLPKDLSSECIIRDPNKCILCGDCVRTCDEIQGMGILDFAFRGSKMQVTTAFNKDLAQTDCVGCGQCRAVCPTGAITIKQDIERVWDALSDPKIRVVVQIAPAVRVAVGDKFGIPKGENVLGRLVAALRRIGFDEVYDTNFGADLTVMEESKELVERLESGDNLPLFTSCCPAWVKFCENRYPQFRKKISTCRSPQEMFGALIKEEARMDEAGDSRKTVVVSIMPCTAKKAEITRPEHFNEGEQNVDYVLTTTEASRMIQESGIDLSQVEPEALDMPFGISSGAGAIFGVTGGVTEAVLRRLMNSDRAEDLEAISFTGVRGVDGIKEASVKLGDRDVKIAVVNGLKCASEVLDKLDAGEIYYDFVEVMACKRGCITGGGQPVPIGPRTKKARVEGLYKIDKMAQIKLSSQNPIVATVYDGILKGKEHKLLHNEK; encoded by the coding sequence ATGAGTTATATGACAATCAATAACAGAAGAGTAGAGTTCACAGATGAAAAAAATGTTTTGTCTGTCATCCGCAAATCCGGGATCGATCTTCCTACATTCTGCTATCATTCCGAACTTTCCACATACGGCGCATGCCGGATGTGTGTGGTGGAAGATGACCGGGGTAGGATCTTTGCATCCTGCTCTGAGACACCAAGAGACAAAATGGTGATCTATACAAATACACCGAGGCTTAAGCATCACAGAAAAATGATTATTGAACTTTTGCTGGCCTCCCACTGCAGAGACTGTACTACCTGTACGAAAAACGGTGTCTGTGTCCTGCAGAAATTATCCAGACAGCTGGGAATCAAGGAGGTGCGCTTTGAGAACAATAAAAAGCAGCTACCGAAGGATCTGTCTTCCGAATGTATCATCCGGGACCCTAACAAATGTATCCTATGCGGAGACTGCGTGAGGACCTGCGATGAAATTCAGGGCATGGGAATCCTGGACTTCGCATTCCGCGGATCAAAAATGCAGGTGACAACGGCTTTTAACAAAGACCTGGCACAAACGGACTGTGTGGGATGCGGACAGTGCCGTGCAGTCTGTCCTACCGGAGCCATTACGATCAAGCAGGACATTGAAAGAGTTTGGGATGCGCTGTCTGATCCGAAAATACGGGTCGTTGTCCAGATTGCTCCTGCCGTGCGCGTAGCCGTGGGAGACAAGTTCGGAATCCCGAAAGGAGAAAATGTACTGGGGCGTCTTGTGGCCGCCCTTAGAAGGATCGGATTCGATGAAGTCTATGATACAAACTTCGGCGCAGACTTAACGGTCATGGAAGAATCCAAGGAACTGGTAGAACGGCTTGAATCCGGAGATAACCTTCCGTTATTCACCTCCTGCTGTCCAGCATGGGTGAAGTTCTGTGAGAACAGGTATCCACAGTTCAGGAAAAAAATTTCAACGTGCCGTTCTCCTCAGGAAATGTTCGGAGCGCTGATCAAAGAAGAGGCACGAATGGATGAGGCAGGCGACTCGAGGAAAACAGTGGTCGTATCCATCATGCCGTGTACCGCAAAAAAAGCAGAGATCACGAGGCCGGAACATTTCAATGAAGGGGAACAAAATGTAGATTATGTTCTGACAACGACCGAGGCATCCCGCATGATTCAGGAGTCAGGGATTGACCTTTCTCAGGTAGAGCCGGAGGCTTTGGATATGCCGTTTGGAATCTCCTCCGGAGCCGGAGCAATCTTCGGCGTGACCGGAGGAGTGACAGAGGCCGTCCTGCGCCGCCTGATGAACAGCGACCGGGCAGAAGATCTGGAGGCCATCAGCTTTACCGGTGTCCGGGGCGTGGACGGGATCAAAGAAGCTTCCGTTAAGCTGGGAGACAGGGACGTAAAGATCGCGGTAGTCAATGGCCTCAAATGTGCCTCAGAGGTACTGGATAAATTGGATGCGGGAGAGATCTATTATGACTTTGTTGAAGTCATGGCATGCAAGAGAGGATGCATTACCGGAGGAGGCCAGCCTGTGCCGATCGGGCCGAGGACAAAGAAAGCGAGAGTTGAGGGTCTGTATAAGATCGATAAGATGGCCCAGATCAAGCTTTCCAGCCAGAATCCGATTGTGGCGACCGTTTATGACGGAATTCTGAAAGGGAAGGAACATAAACTGCTCCACAATGAAAAATAG
- a CDS encoding complex I 24 kDa subunit family protein: MLNQAYYDKTDEIIASHGLTQAALIPIIQDIQAEYRYLPPELLSYVASKLSIDEAKAYSVATFYENFSFEPKGKYIIKVCNGTACHVRKSVSILERLYSELGLSEEKATTDDMMFTLETVSCLGACGLAPVITVNDKVYPAMTPDAAAELIRELRGA, from the coding sequence ATGTTAAACCAGGCCTACTATGACAAAACAGATGAGATCATAGCATCTCACGGGCTTACGCAGGCTGCTTTGATCCCGATCATCCAGGATATTCAGGCAGAATACCGCTATCTTCCGCCGGAGCTTTTAAGTTATGTGGCATCAAAGCTGTCCATTGACGAAGCCAAGGCGTACAGTGTTGCGACCTTTTATGAAAATTTTTCTTTTGAGCCAAAAGGAAAATATATCATTAAAGTCTGCAACGGAACAGCCTGTCATGTCCGCAAATCGGTCTCCATTCTGGAACGTCTTTACAGTGAACTGGGGCTCTCAGAGGAGAAAGCGACTACGGATGATATGATGTTCACGCTGGAGACCGTTTCCTGTCTCGGCGCCTGCGGTCTTGCACCGGTCATCACCGTCAATGACAAAGTCTATCCGGCGATGACCCCGGATGCTGCCGCTGAACTGATTCGAGAACTGAGAGGAGCTTAG
- the hxlA gene encoding 3-hexulose-6-phosphate synthase — protein MKLQLALDEMNLVDALRFADKVAEHVDIIEVGTPFVMDEGMRGVREFHRFFPDKEILADLKIMDGGYLEASYAYEAGAAYATILGVSDNLTIEGALKAARDYERKLVVDMICVEDLPARIAKMEEIGVDILAVHTGADQQAAGREPIQDLEVMTANAKKSQIAVAGGINSKTIGKYVELKPDIVIVGSAIGHADDPVAEAKAIQDALL, from the coding sequence ATGAAATTACAGCTGGCATTGGATGAAATGAATCTTGTGGACGCCCTGCGTTTTGCCGATAAGGTTGCGGAACATGTTGACATTATTGAAGTGGGAACACCTTTTGTTATGGACGAAGGAATGAGGGGAGTGCGTGAATTTCACCGTTTCTTCCCGGATAAGGAGATCCTGGCGGATTTAAAGATCATGGACGGAGGATATTTAGAAGCAAGCTATGCCTATGAGGCAGGGGCTGCCTATGCTACCATTTTGGGAGTTTCTGATAATTTGACAATAGAAGGAGCCTTAAAAGCTGCCAGAGATTATGAAAGAAAACTGGTCGTAGATATGATTTGTGTGGAAGACCTTCCGGCAAGGATCGCAAAAATGGAAGAGATCGGAGTGGATATCCTGGCTGTGCACACCGGAGCCGACCAGCAGGCAGCGGGAAGAGAACCTATTCAGGATCTGGAAGTTATGACAGCAAATGCAAAGAAATCTCAGATTGCCGTAGCAGGAGGAATCAACAGTAAGACTATCGGCAAATATGTAGAATTAAAACCAGATATCGTGATCGTTGGATCTGCTATCGGTCATGCGGATGATCCGGTTGCAGAAGCAAAAGCAATTCAAGATGCATTATTATAA